Part of the Kitasatospora sp. NBC_00374 genome is shown below.
CGGCGGACCAGCTGCCATCTCTCGTCCTGGTAACCCATCGCGCACCTGCCCCTGTCGCCTGCCGCTTCCCGTCACCGGACAGCATCCCGGACGCCACCGACACAGCCGCGGCCGCAGCCACATGTCAGTGGGCCTCGGCGAGTTCCTGGCGCAGCCGTTCCCTGGCCCGGTAGCCGAGAGTCTTGATCGCTCCGACGCCCTTGCCCGTGCGCTGCGAGATCTGCCGCGCGGTGAGGCCGTCCCAGTAGCGCATCCTGAGCGCTTCCTGCTGGGCGCGGGTGAGCTTGGTCATGGCGAATTCGAGCCTGGCCGCGCTCTCGGCGGATTCGAGCGCGGAGATGACGAGACCTTCGACGCTCACGCCGGAATCCCGCTCGGGGATCTCGAATACCGGAATCTCGGTGTTCATGGCCCGCCTTGAGTGATCATTGAGAAGATTTCTGGCAATAGTGATCAGCCAGGCAGAGAAATCGGTCCCGGTCCAGCGGTAACCCCGAATGGACCGCATCGCGCGGACGAACGTCTCCTGGGTCAGATCCTCGGCCAGTGTGCGGTCGCCCCTCGTGCGCCGCAGAAGGTAGGTCACCAGCGGGCCGCGGTAACGGAGATAGAACTCACTCCAGGCCACCGGATCGCCCGCTCGGGCGTGATCGATCAGAGTCGACATCACATCGTCGACGTCACAGGATGTCAGGACTGCCTCCCTCGTACGGCGTGAGCCCTCGTCAGGGTGATCGGAGACGCTAACAGCACCACTTGCATGCATGCAAGGCATTCCGCGCCCGATATCGCGTCAAATAATCCCGTATATGCGGGTGATCACCACCATGCAGGCGTGCACGCCTGCATGTCCTGAACATGCAGCGCGGTAACCTTCCGCCCATGGCATCCAGCATTGACAAGGGCGCGGAACACGCCTCGGCCGCCCTCCGGTTCGGCAGCGCGGTGCACGCGGCCGCCGAGCGGGCGGGCTACGACCTGCGGCCGGGAGCCGGCGGACGGAAGGCCCTGGCCGAGGACGTGGGTATGAGCCCCTCGGCGGTGGGCCGCATGCTCAGGGGCGAGACACTTCCCCATCCGACCCAGTTCGAACGAATTGCCGATGCCGTCCGGGTCGAGCTTCGCGACCTTCTGGTGCGCGGAGGCGTTATCTCTGCAGATTCCGCCAACAATCTTCCCGTGCGAGTACGCTCACACCCCATCAGTCCCGAGGAAGCAGCCGACACCTGGGGTATCACCGACCCTGTGATCCGCCGGTTCCTCCTCGCCACCATCGCGCAAGCGATCGGCCTGCAGCAGGAGACCCGGAAAGAGGAGGCGGGATGACAGCGTGCCGTCCTGGAGGTGAAAAGTCAGCGTGGCAAAGTTCGCAGCTCCGATCACAAGGCTCTCCGGTCCCGTGGCCGGCCTTGCCCTCTGCACCGTCGGTGGCTGGGGTTCGCCCTGGGTGCCGTCCCTCGCCGGGTGCCTGCTCGCCGGCCTGATCGTCACGGAGATCGCGCTCGTCAGGATCAACCGCTGGATCAGCGTGACGAGCGACCGACTGTCCGGGCATCTCGCCGTGGTCGCCTCGGAACAGCGCGAGGTGACGGTCCAGCGCGAGGCACTGGCCGGCCAACTTGCGGTCCTGGACCGGCGCGTGCGCGAGCAGGAGGCGCTCGAACTGCGCGTTCACTCCCTCATCGGACTGCTCTCGCAGACCCGCAGTGACCTGTCCCAGGCCCATCTGGTCATCGCGGAGATGTCGGCCGAGTTCACCGACCTGGCCGAGGACTGGAACGGCCTGGTCCGCGACGTCATGAGCCTGCGAGCGGAGGCGGATCCGGCGGCGACCTCGGACGCCGTCCTGCCCTCGCCGCGCTCCGGGCACCCGCCGGGCGCCCGGGACGGAGGTTGGCGGGGCGAGTGAAGAAACGATCCTGCAGCGCCCGGCGCTGGTCGGTCGAGCACCGACGACTCCCCCACCTCGCGCACCGGCGGGCACGAGGTCGGACCGGCCCGCACGCCGTGGACGGGCCGGACCCGCACTCAGAGGAGAGAGATGGACACCCACGATCCTGCTCCCGCCTGCCCCGGCGCCATCACCTGCACCAGCGAGCCGATCTACCACGAGCTCCTCGACCGCTGGCGCACCCGGGGGTTGACGCTCCCCGGCACCACCACCCCCGTACCGGGGCTGCTGACGTACGGGGACGGAGCAGCCCCCGGCCTGGTCGCCGCCCGCAGGCCGGGCCCGGCCGGGACGCCGACGACCGAACCGCCCGCGCCGGCCGGGAGCCTCGGCGCGCAGTCCGCCGAACGGCCGTCGTCTGCCGGAGGGCGGGAGCCCGCCCAGGAGCCGAAGCCCGCCGAGGAGCGGGCCCCGGCCGAGCCCTGAGCTCCGCCGGAACGTGTCCGGGCACGGCCCCCCGATCCCGGCGTGAACTCATCGGACGCGTGAGCCACTTCCTGTACGACGTCACGGGCAGCACGGTCGACGAGCCCGACGCGGACACCATGCGGCGCGTCCTGGACGGCCTCGCGGACGCCGACGACGAGCATCCCGACGTGTCCCTGTCCCACGAGAGCGGCTGGTGCCTCAGCGCGTTCGCCGGCGGCCTGCTGGTCTGGGAGAACACCGAGGACTCGGCGGCAGAGCCCGGCGAGCTGCGCGAGGTCTCCCGGGACGAGGTCCTGCGGCTGTTCGGACTCCTCGCCGCCGGCGACATCGCCGCGGTCGACGCGCTCCCCTGGCGCAGGTGAGCGGCCCGGACCCGTACGTCAGCGGGGCGGCCGAGAGACACGCGAGACCCTGGCCCGCCTCGGGCCGGTGCGGGGCGACGGTGTCCTCGACGCCACCTGGATGTACACCGTGGAGTGGGGAGACGTCGACCTGACCGCGGGCGCCGACGAATCCGACTGGTACGGCCCGCAGCCGGCCGAGCTGCTGCTGGTGAACGTCGTCCTGAGCCGGGCTGAGCACCCGTGCCGCCGGATCCCGCCTGGCCCGGAATCGGCCGGGGCACCCTGGCGCCGCAGGCGTGGCGCGGGCCCGCAGCCGTCCCGGTGGTGCTGGACGACGTCGACCTGTTCGGCTACCCGGAGGCCGAGGTGCGGGAGGCGCTGGGCGAGCCGTGCCCCGAGGTCCTGCTCGCACCCGCCGAGCCGGGCGGCCATCTGCGGGCGGTCTCGTTCTGGTCCCGGCTGCCGCCCGGGACCGGGGAGTCGACCCGCGACAAAGCCGCGGCGCCGGACCTCGGGTACTAGGAGCGGCTGTGGACCACCGAGCGGGACGCGTGGCAGATCGAGCGGACGGCCGGTGGCCACCGGATCGTCAGGAGAGGCGACCCGCCGATGGACCTGCTGCTCTGCGACGACACACTGACGGATCTCGTCGTCGCCCGGATGATCGCGGCCGGCGTCGAGGTCGTGACCGGACGAACCGCGAAGTGACCGCGGGCGCGGCAGGAGTGGCCCGAAGGCCCGGCGGCCGCCGCCGGGGTGCTCGCCGGTTCCCCCGAAGGCCCCGTCCTCGGGGCTCCGGTACCGGCCGCGTTCGTCGCGCCGTCCGCCGTGACGGCGGAAGGTGAGTACCGCCTACTCATGTCCCCGCTCCCGGCGGCGCCGAGGATTCAGTCATGACGGTACCCAACCCCCGAACCCCCTCCTCGGAGTCGTCCGCGACGGCGGCAGGCCCGGCGGGCCTGTCCGGCGAGGAGCTGCTGCAAGCCGTGGTCGACGGCCGGATCGCCGCGCCCCCGATCTCCACCACCCTCGGATTCTCGCTGACCGCCGTCCGGCCTGGCCACGCCGCGGTGGCGGGTGAGACCGGCCCGCATCTCGGCAACATCAACGGCACGGTCCACGGCGGCTATCTCGCCACGCTGATGGACTCAGTGCTCGGTGCCTCGGTGCTCACCCTGTTGCCACCGGGCGCGGGCATCTCGACGGTGCAGCTGAACGTGAACTTCGTCCGTCCCGTCCCGATCGGCCTCGGCCCGCTGCACTGCAGCGCCCACGTCGTGCACCTGGGGCGGACGTTGGCGACCGCGCAGGCCCAGCTGGTGGGCATGGACGGTGGGCGGCTGCACGCCCACGCCACGGCCACCGTCGCCATCTCCCCGCCCGACCTCCGCACCGAGTGTTGACCGCCCTCCCCCTCGCGGCGCGACCCCTGCTCCTGTCCGTCGCCCTGGCGGCTTTCGGGGTGGGACCGCTGGTGCACTGGGCCGTCCTCCGGTACGCCCGGAGCACGGCCGCCCGGCGGGAGGCCGAGGCACGGGGCTCGGGCCCGACGGCCGTCGGGACCGTACTCTCCGTGCGCCCGACGGGCCGGTGGCTGGACGGCAGCCCGGTGCTGGCCGTCCGGATGCGGGTGGAGGCGGGCGCCGGCTCCCCCGCCCGCGAGGCCCGGTGCTCGGTGGCGCCGTCCTTCGCCCTGCGGGAAGGCCGCAGTTACCGCATCCGCGTCTGCCGCCGCGACCGGTTCACCGTCCTGGAGGACCGACAGATCCCGCAGACCTCACCGAAGGGCCGACGATGACTCTCCGCAGCACAGGCAC
Proteins encoded:
- a CDS encoding RNA polymerase sigma factor, yielding MSTLIDHARAGDPVAWSEFYLRYRGPLVTYLLRRTRGDRTLAEDLTQETFVRAMRSIRGYRWTGTDFSAWLITIARNLLNDHSRRAMNTEIPVFEIPERDSGVSVEGLVISALESAESAARLEFAMTKLTRAQQEALRMRYWDGLTARQISQRTGKGVGAIKTLGYRARERLRQELAEAH
- a CDS encoding helix-turn-helix domain-containing protein, with amino-acid sequence MASSIDKGAEHASAALRFGSAVHAAAERAGYDLRPGAGGRKALAEDVGMSPSAVGRMLRGETLPHPTQFERIADAVRVELRDLLVRGGVISADSANNLPVRVRSHPISPEEAADTWGITDPVIRRFLLATIAQAIGLQQETRKEEAG
- a CDS encoding PaaI family thioesterase, whose protein sequence is MTVPNPRTPSSESSATAAGPAGLSGEELLQAVVDGRIAAPPISTTLGFSLTAVRPGHAAVAGETGPHLGNINGTVHGGYLATLMDSVLGASVLTLLPPGAGISTVQLNVNFVRPVPIGLGPLHCSAHVVHLGRTLATAQAQLVGMDGGRLHAHATATVAISPPDLRTEC